The following are encoded together in the Tripterygium wilfordii isolate XIE 37 chromosome 18, ASM1340144v1, whole genome shotgun sequence genome:
- the LOC119984647 gene encoding uncharacterized protein LOC119984647, which produces MSNRGRPRSVGAYSGRGLRGVASTPPGGRRSAHHHVPVEEDDSLANISPVPGDRMAQGRGKVTQQKSAVYRSQHSRHKPTPVYVYRPKLPSPGVDDELPNEIKLQKETDDPEVGNISSNQSNDPLASNSVDKDDHAIMTLEAFDICPPKPAASMTLKSSLFEKNKERQIEDKRFREGKKGNVLRSGTVLLENYLSLEEQVKEDDSHANISPVPGDGMAQGRGKVTQQKSGIYRSQHSRHKPTPVCVYRPKLSSPGVDDELPNEIKLQKEMDAPEAGNTSSNISKDPLASDSVDKDDHAIMTLEAFDICPPKPAALMTLKASLFEKNKEIRNEKKRFLEGEKRTVLRSGMVLLKNYLSLEEQVKIVKACQKLGLGPGGFYQPGYRDGAQLHLKMMCLGKIWDPETSKYGDRRPFDNAEPPSIPNEFHQLVEKAIKDSHALIKGESEASNVEDILPGMKPDICIVNFYSASGRLGLHQDRDESRESLAKRLPVVSFSIGDSGEFLYGDQPDAEKAKKVVLKSGDVLLFGGTSRHIFHGVTSIFSESAPKMLLEETNLRRGRLNLTFREY; this is translated from the exons ATGAGCAATCGTGGCCGACCTCGATCTGTCGGAGCATATTCGGGTCGCGGACTCAGAGGCGTAGCTTCGACGCCTCCTGGAGGACGTCGTTCTGCGCATCATCACGTCCCT GTTGAAGAAGATGACTCTCTTGCAAATATTTCGCCTGTCCCTGGTGATAGAATGGCCCAAGGCAGAGGGAAAGTTACACAGCAGAAGTCAGCCGTTTATCGCTCACAGCATTCTAGGCACAAACCAACACCGGTCTATGTGTACCGGCCAAAGTTGCCTTCACCTGGTGTAGATGATGAATTACCAAATGAAATAAAACTTCAGAAGGAAACAGATGACCCTGAAGTTGGTAATATTAGTTCAAATCAATCCAATGACCCTTTGGCTTCTAATTCAGTTGATAAAGATGATCATGCTATAATGACACTAGAAGCTTTTGACATCTGCCCACCTAAGCCTGCAGCTTCAATGACACTAAAATCTTCTCTCTttgaaaagaacaaagaaagacAGATTGAGGACAAGCGTTTCAGGGAAGGGAAAAAAGGAAATGTATTGAGGTCTGGAACGGTTCTTCTAGAGAATTATCTATCCTTGGAAGAGCAG GTTAAAGAAGATGACTCTCATGCAAATATTTCGCCTGTCCCTGGTGATGGAATGGCCCAAGGCAGAGGGAAAGTTACACAGCAGAAGTCAGGCATTTATCGCTCACAGCATTCTAGGCACAAACCAACACCGGTCTGTGTGTACCGGCCAAAGTTGTCTTCACCTGGTGTAGATGATGAATTACCGAATGAAATAAAACTTCAGAAGGAAATGGATGCCCCTGAAGCTGGTAATACTAGTTCAAATATATCCAAGGACCCTTTGGCTTCTGATTCAGTTGATAAAGATGATCATGCTATAATGACACTAGAAGCTTTTGACATCTGCCCACCTAAGCCTGCAGCTTTAATGACACTAAAAGCTTCTCTGTttgaaaagaacaaagaaatacGGAATGAGAAGAAGCGTTTCttggaaggggaaaaaagaacTGTATTGAGGTCTGGAATGGTTCTTCTAAAGAATTATCTATCCTTGGAAGAGCAG GTGAAAATTGTAAAAGCTTGCCAAAAGCTTGGCTTGGGTCCTGGAGGTTTCTATCAACCAGGTTATCGTGATGGAGCACAATTGCATCTGAAAATGATGTGCCTTGGGAAAATTTGGGACCCAGAGACCAGCAAATATGGGGATCGTAGGCCCTTTGACAATGCGGAACCACCAAGTATTCCAAATGAATTTCACCAATTAGTTGAAAAGGCTATTAAGGATTCGCATGCCCTCATAAAAGGAGAATCTGAAGCAAGTAATGTAGAGGATATACTTCCAGGGATGAAACCAGATATCTGTATCGTAAACTTTTATTCTGCTAGCGGGCGGCTGGGTCTCCATCAG GACCGAGATGAAAGCCGAGAAAGTCTTGCTAAACGATTACCAGTAGTTTCTTTTTCCATTGGTGATTCAGGTGAATTTTTGTATGGTGATCAGCCTGATGCAGAGAAGGCAAAGAAAGTAGTATTAAAATCAGGAGATGTTCTATTATTTGGTGGCACATCTAGGCATATCTTTCATGGTGTTACTTCTATTTTCTCAGAATCTGCCCCTAAAATGTTGCTTGAAGAAACAAATCTCCGTCGGGGCCGCCTGAATTTGACATTCAGAGAGTATTAA
- the LOC119983285 gene encoding 25.3 kDa vesicle transport protein, whose product MVKMTLIARVTDGLPLAEGLDDGRDMQDSEMYKQQIKALFKNLSKGQNEASRMSIETGPYVFHYIIEGRVCYLTMCDRSYPKKLAFQYLEDLKNEFERVNGAQIETAARPYAFIKFDTFIQKTKKLYQDTRTQRNIAKLNDELFEVHQIMTRNVQEVLGVGEKLDQVSQMSSRLTSESRIYADKARDLNRQALIRKWAPVAIVLGVVFLLFWVKTKLW is encoded by the exons ATGGTGAAGATGACGCTGATTGCTCGTGTTACCGATGGTCTTCCATTGGCAGAGGGACTGGATGATGGCCGTGATATGCAAGATTCGGAAATGTATAAGCAACAGATCAAGGCTTTGTTTAAGAACCTTTCCAAAGGACAGAATGAGGCCTCAAGGATGTCTATTGAAACAGGGCCTTATGTTTTCCA TTATATAATCGAAGGGCGAGTTTGTTATCTGACAATGTGTGACCGTTCTTATCCTAAGAAACTTGCCTTTCAGTACCTTGAAGACCTCAAAAATGAGTTTGAGCGTGTGAATGGGGCTCAAATAGAAACAGCTGCCAGACCTTATGCCTTCATTAAGTTTG ATACGTTCATACAGAAGACAAAGAAATTGTACCAGGACACTCGTACTCAACGGAATATTGCAAAACTGAATGATGAGCTTTTTGAAGTCCACCAAATAATGACTCGCAATGTACAAGAAGTTCTTGGTGTTGGTGAAAAATTGGACC AGGTCAGTCAAATGTCCAGTCGTTTAACATCAGAGTCTCGCATATATGCTGACAAAGCACGAGACTTGAATAGACAG GCTTTAATTCGGAAGTGGGCACCTGTTGCGATTGTGTTGGGCGTTGTTTTCCTCCTCTTCTGGGTCAAAACAAAACTATGGTGA